In the genome of Streptomyces globosus, one region contains:
- a CDS encoding aspartate-semialdehyde dehydrogenase — MRVGIVGATGQVGGVMLSILAERKFPVDELRLFASARSAGSTLEWQGREITVEDAATADYSGLDIVLFSAGGATSKALAEKVASQGAVVIDNSSAWRRDPEVPLVVSEVNPHAVANRPKGIIANPNCTTMAAMPVLRPLHDEAGLEALIATTYQAVSGSGLAGVAELDGQVKQVAERAAELAHDGGAVDFPEPGVYKRPIAFNVLPLAGSIVDDGSFETDEEQKLRNESRKILEIPDLKVSGTCVRVPVFSGHSLQVNARFARPISVERAYELLKDAPGVELSEIPTPLQAAGRDASYVGRIRVDETVEHGLALFLSGDNLRKGAALNAVQIAELVAEELGRS, encoded by the coding sequence GTGAGGGTTGGAATCGTCGGAGCCACCGGCCAGGTCGGCGGAGTCATGCTCAGCATCCTGGCCGAGCGCAAGTTCCCGGTCGACGAGCTGCGCCTCTTCGCCTCCGCCCGCTCCGCGGGCTCCACCCTGGAGTGGCAGGGCCGGGAGATCACCGTCGAGGACGCCGCCACGGCCGACTACAGCGGCCTGGACATCGTGCTGTTCTCCGCGGGCGGCGCCACCTCCAAGGCCCTCGCCGAGAAGGTCGCCTCCCAGGGCGCCGTGGTGATCGACAACTCCTCCGCCTGGCGCCGCGACCCCGAGGTGCCGCTCGTCGTCTCCGAGGTGAACCCCCACGCGGTCGCGAACCGCCCCAAGGGCATCATCGCCAACCCGAACTGCACCACCATGGCCGCCATGCCGGTGCTGCGCCCCCTCCACGACGAGGCCGGGCTGGAGGCGCTGATCGCCACCACCTACCAGGCCGTGTCGGGCTCCGGCCTCGCCGGCGTCGCCGAGCTCGACGGCCAGGTGAAGCAGGTCGCCGAGCGGGCCGCCGAGCTGGCCCACGACGGCGGGGCCGTCGACTTCCCGGAGCCGGGCGTCTACAAGCGCCCCATCGCCTTCAACGTGCTCCCGCTGGCCGGCTCGATCGTGGACGACGGCTCCTTCGAGACCGACGAGGAGCAGAAGCTCCGCAACGAGTCCCGCAAGATCCTGGAGATCCCGGACCTGAAGGTCTCGGGCACCTGCGTGCGCGTCCCCGTCTTCTCGGGCCACTCCCTCCAGGTCAACGCCCGCTTCGCCCGCCCGATCAGCGTGGAGCGCGCCTACGAGCTGCTGAAGGACGCGCCGGGCGTCGAGCTGTCGGAGATCCCGACCCCCCTCCAGGCCGCCGGCAGGGACGCCTCGTACGTGGGCCGCATCCGCGTCGACGAGACCGTCGAGCACGGCCTCGCGCTCTTCCTCTCGGGCGACAACCTGCGCAAGGGCGCCGCGCTGAACGCGGTGCAGATCGCGGAGCTCGTCGCCGAGGAGCTCGGCCGGTCCTGA
- the pepN gene encoding aminopeptidase N, with the protein MPGTNLTREEAQQRAKLLSVDSYEIDLDLSGAQEGGTYPSVTTVRFQSAEAGAETFIDLVAPAVHEVVLNGKSLDVAAVFRDSRIRLPHLLQGANELKVVADCAYTNTGEGLHRFVDPVDQQAYLYTQFEVPDARRVFASFEQPDLKATFQFTVTAPEGWTVVSNSPTPDAADVKDNVWRFAPTPRISTYITALVAGPYHAVHSTYEGPDGQVVPLGIYCRPSLAEFLDADAIFDVTRQGFDWFQEKFAYDYPFAKYDQLFVPEFNAGAMENAGAVTIRDQYVFRSKVTDAAYEVRAETILHELAHMWFGDLVTMEWWNDLWLNESFATYTSIACQAYAEGSKWPHAWTTFANSMKTWAYRQDQLPSTHPIMADIRDLDDVLVNFDGITYAKGASVLKQLVAYVGMEAFFKGVQAYFKAHAFANTRLSDLLGALEETSGRDLAAWSKAWLETAGINVLRPRIETGADGVITSFAVSQEAPALPAGAQGEPTLRPHRIAIGLYDLDGGRLVRTDRIELDVDGALTEVPELVGRARPAVVLLNDDDLSYAKVRLDEVSLANVTAHLGDFTDSLPRALCWASAWDMTRDGELATRDYLALVLSGIGKESDIGVVQSLHRQVKLALDLYADPAWREEGLAAWTEAALEHLRAAEPGSDHQLAWARAFAATARTEEQLTYLKALLDGVAEIEGLAVDTELRWAFLERLAATGVSDEAAIAAELERDPTAAGERHAATARAARPTAEAKAAAWASVVESGDLPNAVQEAVIGGFVQADQRELLAPYTEKYFAAVKGVWDSRSHEIAQQVAVGLYPSLQVSQGTLDATDAWLAAAGPNAALRRLVSESRSGVERALKAQAADAAAGRA; encoded by the coding sequence GTGCCTGGCACGAATCTGACCCGTGAAGAGGCTCAGCAGCGGGCGAAGCTGCTCAGCGTCGATTCGTACGAGATCGACCTCGATCTGAGCGGCGCGCAGGAGGGCGGTACGTACCCCTCCGTGACGACCGTGCGGTTCCAGAGCGCCGAGGCGGGCGCCGAGACCTTCATCGACCTGGTCGCCCCGGCCGTGCACGAGGTCGTCCTGAACGGCAAGTCCCTGGACGTCGCCGCCGTCTTCCGGGACTCCCGCATCCGGCTGCCGCACCTCCTCCAGGGTGCCAACGAGCTGAAGGTCGTCGCGGACTGCGCGTACACCAACACGGGCGAGGGCCTGCACCGCTTCGTCGACCCGGTCGACCAGCAGGCCTACCTGTACACCCAGTTCGAGGTGCCGGACGCGCGGCGTGTGTTCGCCAGCTTCGAGCAGCCCGACCTGAAGGCGACGTTCCAGTTCACGGTGACGGCACCCGAGGGCTGGACGGTGGTCTCGAACTCGCCGACGCCGGACGCCGCCGACGTCAAGGACAACGTGTGGCGCTTCGCGCCCACCCCGCGGATCTCGACGTACATCACGGCGCTCGTCGCCGGCCCGTACCACGCGGTGCACAGCACGTACGAGGGCCCGGACGGCCAGGTCGTGCCGCTCGGCATCTACTGCCGCCCCTCCCTGGCGGAGTTCCTGGACGCCGACGCGATCTTCGACGTGACGCGGCAGGGCTTCGACTGGTTCCAGGAGAAGTTCGCCTACGACTACCCGTTCGCCAAGTACGACCAGCTGTTCGTGCCGGAGTTCAACGCGGGCGCGATGGAGAACGCGGGTGCGGTCACCATCCGCGACCAGTACGTCTTCCGCTCGAAGGTGACGGACGCCGCGTACGAGGTGCGCGCCGAGACCATCCTCCACGAGCTCGCGCACATGTGGTTCGGCGACCTGGTCACCATGGAGTGGTGGAACGACCTGTGGCTGAACGAGTCGTTCGCGACGTACACCTCGATCGCCTGCCAGGCGTACGCGGAGGGCTCGAAGTGGCCCCACGCGTGGACCACCTTCGCCAACTCGATGAAGACGTGGGCCTACCGGCAGGACCAGCTGCCCTCCACGCACCCGATCATGGCGGACATCCGCGACCTCGACGACGTCCTGGTCAACTTCGACGGGATCACCTACGCCAAGGGCGCGTCGGTCCTCAAGCAGCTTGTCGCCTACGTCGGCATGGAGGCGTTCTTCAAGGGCGTGCAGGCGTACTTCAAGGCGCACGCCTTCGCCAACACGCGCCTGTCGGACCTGCTGGGCGCCCTGGAGGAGACCTCCGGCCGCGACCTGGCCGCCTGGTCCAAGGCATGGCTGGAGACCGCCGGCATCAACGTCCTGCGGCCGCGCATCGAGACCGGCGCCGACGGCGTGATCACCTCCTTCGCGGTCAGCCAGGAGGCCCCGGCGCTCCCCGCGGGCGCCCAGGGCGAGCCGACGCTGCGCCCGCACCGGATCGCGATCGGCCTGTACGACCTCGACGGCGGCCGCCTCGTGCGCACCGACCGGATCGAGCTGGACGTCGACGGCGCGCTCACGGAGGTGCCGGAGCTGGTCGGCCGCGCCCGCCCGGCCGTCGTGCTGCTGAACGACGACGACCTCTCGTACGCCAAGGTGCGCCTCGACGAGGTGTCCCTGGCGAACGTCACGGCGCACCTGGGCGACTTCACCGACTCGCTGCCCCGCGCGCTGTGCTGGGCGTCGGCGTGGGACATGACCCGCGACGGCGAGCTCGCGACCCGCGACTACCTGGCGCTGGTCCTGTCGGGCATCGGCAAGGAGTCGGACATCGGCGTCGTGCAGTCGCTGCACCGCCAGGTGAAGCTGGCCCTCGACCTGTACGCCGACCCGGCGTGGCGCGAGGAGGGCCTGGCCGCGTGGACCGAGGCCGCGCTGGAGCACCTGCGCGCCGCGGAGCCGGGCAGCGACCACCAGCTGGCGTGGGCACGGGCGTTCGCGGCGACGGCCCGCACCGAGGAGCAGCTGACCTACCTGAAGGCCCTGCTGGACGGCGTGGCCGAGATCGAGGGTCTGGCCGTCGACACCGAGCTGCGCTGGGCGTTCCTGGAGCGGCTGGCGGCGACCGGCGTCTCCGACGAGGCGGCCATCGCGGCCGAGCTGGAGCGCGACCCCACGGCGGCCGGCGAGCGCCACGCGGCGACCGCGCGGGCGGCCCGCCCGACGGCCGAGGCGAAGGCCGCGGCCTGGGCTTCGGTGGTGGAGTCCGGCGACCTCCCGAACGCCGTGCAGGAGGCGGTGATCGGCGGGTTCGTCCAGGCCGACCAGCGCGAGCTGCTGGCCCCGTACACGGAGAAGTACTTCGCGGCGGTCAAGGGCGTCTGGGACAGTCGCAGCCACGAGATCGCCCAGCAGGTCGCGGTCGGCCTGTACCCCTCGCTGCAGGTGTCGCAGGGCACCCTCGACGCGACGGACGCCTGGCTGGCCGCGGCCGGGCCGAACGCGGCCCTGCGCCGCCTGGTCTCGGAGTCCCGCTCGGGCGTCGAGCGCGCCCTGAAGGCACAGGCCGCCGACGCGGCCGCGGGCCGCGCCTGA
- a CDS encoding LysR family transcriptional regulator, whose product MTEWDIKKLRILRTLAEQGTVTATAGTLHLTPSAVSQQLAGLARQLGVPLLEARGRRVRLTDAARLVLRHADAVFAQLERADADLAGYLAGDTGEVRIGAFSTAVPALVVPAVAILRETRPGLEVRVRETEAGESYELLSAGAVDLALSLAAHAPTARDTRFSRMVLLEDPLDVALPRDHPLADAPDLRLADLSGEPWIYGGSGPWQEIARTACEAAGFVPEQAHTAAGWTAILAMVEAGMGVALVPRMVSGRAGGVAVRVLARDRPTRHVIAATRRGAEASPAVARALDALREAAARRASADPA is encoded by the coding sequence ATGACCGAGTGGGACATCAAGAAGCTGCGGATCCTGCGGACCCTGGCCGAACAGGGCACCGTGACCGCGACAGCCGGGACACTGCACCTGACGCCCTCGGCCGTCTCGCAGCAGCTGGCGGGGCTCGCCCGGCAGTTGGGCGTCCCGCTGCTGGAGGCGCGCGGCCGCCGGGTCCGGCTGACCGACGCCGCCCGGCTCGTGCTGCGGCACGCCGACGCCGTCTTCGCCCAGCTCGAACGGGCCGACGCCGACCTCGCCGGATACCTCGCCGGCGACACCGGGGAGGTCCGCATCGGGGCCTTCTCCACCGCAGTCCCCGCCCTGGTCGTCCCGGCCGTCGCGATCCTGCGCGAGACCCGGCCCGGGCTGGAGGTGCGCGTCCGCGAGACCGAGGCCGGCGAGTCGTACGAGCTGCTCTCCGCCGGAGCGGTCGACCTGGCCCTCTCGCTCGCGGCCCACGCCCCCACCGCGCGCGACACCCGCTTCAGCCGCATGGTGCTGCTGGAGGACCCGCTCGACGTGGCCCTCCCGCGGGACCACCCGCTCGCGGACGCGCCGGACCTCCGGCTGGCCGACCTCTCCGGCGAGCCGTGGATCTACGGCGGCAGCGGGCCCTGGCAGGAGATCGCCCGCACGGCCTGCGAGGCGGCGGGCTTCGTCCCCGAGCAGGCGCACACCGCGGCCGGCTGGACCGCGATCCTCGCCATGGTCGAGGCCGGGATGGGCGTCGCCCTCGTCCCGCGCATGGTGTCCGGCCGGGCCGGCGGCGTCGCCGTCCGCGTCCTGGCCCGCGACCGGCCCACCCGGCACGTCATCGCCGCGACCCGCCGCGGAGCGGAGGCCTCGCCCGCCGTCGCCCGGGCCCTGGACGCGCTGCGGGAGGCGGCTGCCCGCCGGGCGTCCGCCGACCCCGCCTGA
- a CDS encoding DMT family transporter — protein MAVTDRTRTTPPPPACAARAARPLRDAAARAAGPGVLLALAATVVWSGSFVATRGMADTVPPVQAVFWRWIIAAAAVAPFAARQAWRQRHLIRRHLAHTALASLFGVALYNTLVHQAGLTTSAANMGMIMAASPVVMALYARAGGERLGPRRTAGLLTALAGVLLLVGDGFPIPRFGAGDLWMLAAALSFATYSALLRRAPAELGGLAFLLTTFVLGALMLAPAYAVSLHLQGGFTPTPGTAGMLLYVGVMSSAVAFLAWNKAVTLIGPARAGAVYHLQPVCAAGLGLLLLGERTGPAELLCMALILGGVAMGARR, from the coding sequence GTGGCCGTCACGGACCGGACCCGCACCACCCCGCCCCCGCCCGCCTGCGCCGCCCGCGCCGCCCGCCCACTGCGCGACGCCGCCGCCCGCGCGGCCGGGCCGGGCGTACTCCTCGCCCTGGCCGCCACGGTCGTCTGGTCCGGCAGCTTCGTCGCCACCCGCGGCATGGCCGACACCGTCCCGCCCGTCCAGGCCGTCTTCTGGCGGTGGATCATCGCCGCCGCGGCCGTCGCCCCGTTCGCCGCCCGGCAGGCATGGCGGCAGCGGCACCTGATCCGCCGGCACCTGGCGCACACCGCACTCGCCTCCCTTTTCGGCGTCGCCCTCTACAACACCCTCGTCCACCAGGCCGGACTGACCACCTCCGCCGCGAACATGGGCATGATCATGGCCGCCTCGCCGGTCGTCATGGCCCTCTACGCCCGCGCCGGCGGGGAACGCCTCGGCCCGCGCCGCACCGCCGGGCTGCTGACCGCCCTGGCCGGCGTCCTGCTCCTCGTCGGCGACGGCTTCCCCATCCCCCGCTTCGGCGCCGGAGACCTCTGGATGCTCGCCGCCGCCCTCTCCTTCGCCACCTACAGCGCCCTGCTGCGCCGTGCGCCCGCCGAACTCGGCGGCCTGGCCTTCCTCCTGACCACCTTCGTCCTCGGCGCGCTGATGCTGGCCCCCGCCTACGCCGTCTCCCTGCACCTCCAGGGCGGCTTCACCCCCACCCCGGGCACGGCCGGCATGCTCCTCTACGTCGGCGTCATGTCCTCCGCGGTCGCCTTCCTCGCCTGGAACAAGGCCGTCACACTGATCGGCCCGGCCCGCGCCGGCGCCGTCTACCACCTCCAGCCGGTGTGCGCCGCGGGGCTCGGCCTGCTGCTCCTCGGCGAGCGCACCGGCCCCGCCGAGCTGCTGTGCATGGCGCTGATCCTCGGCGGCGTCGCAATGGGGGCCCGGCGGTAG
- a CDS encoding EamA family transporter: MNRPATLALTALAPVSWGSTYAVATELLPPDRPLFTAAMRALPAGLLLTALSRTLPSGSWWWKSAVLGTLNIGAFFPLLFLSAYRLPGGVAAVLGSAGPLFVVGLAAVLLGERAELRTVLAAIAAAFGVGMVVLTAQARLDALGIAAGVVSSASMAAGTVMTKRWGRPAGVGPLAATGWQLTAGGLAIAPLAALAEGAPPALDGRALLGYGYMMLVNTGIAYWLWFRGMGQLSATSVTLLGPLSPLTAAAIGWAVLGQDLTPVQLAGMALAFGATVAGQIFAARASARAGGSFSSAEKNGRNFSMDLMNRPVRR, translated from the coding sequence GTGAACCGCCCCGCCACCCTCGCCCTGACCGCCCTCGCCCCGGTCTCCTGGGGCTCCACCTACGCCGTCGCCACCGAACTCCTGCCGCCCGACCGGCCCCTGTTCACCGCGGCCATGCGGGCCCTGCCCGCCGGACTGCTGCTGACCGCGCTCTCCCGCACCCTCCCCTCGGGCAGCTGGTGGTGGAAGTCCGCCGTACTCGGCACCCTCAACATCGGGGCCTTCTTCCCGCTGCTCTTCCTCTCCGCCTACCGCCTACCGGGCGGGGTCGCCGCCGTCCTCGGCTCGGCCGGGCCGCTCTTCGTCGTCGGGCTCGCCGCCGTCCTGCTCGGCGAGCGCGCCGAGCTCCGGACCGTCCTCGCCGCCATCGCCGCCGCGTTCGGGGTCGGCATGGTCGTCCTGACCGCTCAGGCCCGCCTCGACGCCCTCGGCATCGCCGCCGGAGTCGTCTCCTCCGCGTCCATGGCCGCCGGCACCGTGATGACCAAGCGCTGGGGGCGCCCCGCAGGCGTCGGCCCGCTCGCCGCCACCGGCTGGCAGCTCACCGCCGGCGGGCTCGCCATCGCCCCCCTCGCCGCACTCGCCGAAGGGGCTCCGCCCGCGCTCGACGGCCGGGCCCTCCTCGGCTACGGCTACATGATGCTGGTCAACACCGGGATCGCGTACTGGCTCTGGTTCCGCGGCATGGGACAGCTCAGCGCCACCTCCGTCACCCTGCTCGGCCCGCTGTCCCCGCTGACCGCCGCGGCCATCGGCTGGGCCGTCCTCGGGCAGGACCTCACCCCCGTGCAGCTCGCCGGGATGGCCCTCGCCTTCGGCGCAACGGTCGCCGGGCAGATCTTCGCAGCCCGAGCCTCCGCCCGCGCAGGCGGATCGTTCAGTTCTGCTGAAAAGAACGGTCGAAACTTTTCGATGGACCTGATGAATCGGCCGGTGCGACGGTAG
- a CDS encoding MFS transporter: MAGGQAGQRRRRRQDRLPGERPLLAGIGISAVGIGMYVPFSLVFFHHVTGLSFAVVGLVLTATGLAGLAFMPAAGAAVDRFGAKRVNLLLYAVRATGFALYPFAHSPAAFAAVALLTALADRSFPVVQQSLIGEVARGSARDRLQASLRALQNAGMGAGALIVSGVLGVWGTAAFSHTAWGNALAFALAGLLVTRVRPAAGAGPAAAAARTPAGYRMVLRDRPFLGLTAANFLAALGYAALSVLFPLYIATWLHGPDSLTGAAFTVNTALCAGAGVLVASRVRRSGARRTRSAALGALLFAAAFAGQAVLGTVRPGQSATAAALLAIVVVYTLGELVHSPSAGALSVSAAPEAVRGRYLATYQLSYSLATALAPSLFTALTAVDGRLPWGVLAAAAAGCALALVRLERHLPADAVHPEPPRPPASAAPAAPAGGTGRPLSARP; encoded by the coding sequence ATGGCAGGCGGGCAGGCGGGGCAGCGGCGGCGCAGACGGCAGGACCGGCTCCCGGGGGAGCGGCCGCTGCTCGCCGGGATCGGCATCAGCGCCGTCGGGATCGGCATGTACGTCCCCTTCTCCCTGGTCTTCTTCCACCACGTCACCGGCCTCTCCTTCGCGGTCGTCGGCCTCGTGCTGACGGCCACCGGGCTCGCCGGGCTCGCCTTCATGCCGGCGGCCGGCGCGGCCGTCGACCGGTTCGGGGCCAAGCGCGTCAACCTCCTCCTCTACGCGGTACGGGCGACCGGATTCGCGCTCTACCCCTTCGCCCACTCCCCGGCCGCCTTCGCCGCGGTCGCCCTCCTGACCGCGCTGGCCGACCGGTCCTTCCCCGTCGTCCAGCAGTCCCTGATCGGGGAGGTGGCCCGCGGATCCGCCCGCGACCGCCTCCAGGCCTCCCTGCGCGCCCTGCAGAACGCCGGGATGGGCGCGGGCGCGCTGATCGTCTCCGGAGTGCTCGGGGTCTGGGGCACCGCCGCCTTCTCGCACACCGCTTGGGGCAACGCGCTCGCCTTCGCCCTCGCCGGGCTCCTCGTCACGCGGGTCCGCCCCGCCGCCGGCGCGGGCCCGGCCGCCGCGGCCGCCCGGACCCCGGCCGGATACCGGATGGTGCTGCGCGACCGGCCCTTCCTCGGGCTGACCGCCGCGAACTTCCTGGCCGCGCTCGGCTACGCCGCCCTGTCGGTGCTGTTCCCGCTGTACATCGCCACGTGGCTGCACGGCCCGGACTCGCTGACCGGCGCCGCGTTCACCGTCAACACCGCGCTGTGCGCCGGCGCCGGCGTCCTCGTCGCCTCCCGGGTCCGCCGCTCCGGCGCCCGCCGCACCCGCTCGGCTGCGCTCGGCGCGCTGCTCTTCGCCGCCGCGTTCGCCGGGCAGGCCGTGCTCGGCACGGTCCGGCCCGGCCAGTCCGCGACCGCTGCCGCGCTGCTGGCCATCGTCGTGGTCTACACCCTCGGCGAACTCGTGCACAGCCCCTCCGCCGGGGCCCTGTCCGTCTCGGCCGCGCCCGAAGCGGTCCGCGGGCGCTACCTGGCCACCTACCAACTGTCGTACTCGCTGGCCACGGCGCTCGCCCCGTCCCTGTTCACCGCCCTGACGGCGGTCGACGGCCGGCTGCCCTGGGGCGTCCTCGCCGCCGCGGCCGCCGGGTGCGCGCTCGCGCTCGTACGCCTGGAGCGGCACCTCCCGGCGGACGCCGTGCACCCCGAGCCGCCCCGGCCTCCCGCATCGGCAGCCCCGGCAGCCCCGGCAGGGGGCACCGGCCGGCCGCTGTCCGCCCGGCCCTGA
- a CDS encoding MarR family winged helix-turn-helix transcriptional regulator, with translation MSEVSKDAVDAIIDQWAAVRPDLETAPMALFGRIFRIDRAMGDAMERAYARYGLTRGEFDVVGTLRRSGEPYTLSPRQLSATLMLTSGGMTGRLDKLEKAGLLCRRPDPHDRRGLQVTITDRGLAVVDEAVAAGLEVQRAALSGLDEEEAAVLTGLLRKLLAGI, from the coding sequence ATGAGCGAGGTCAGCAAGGACGCCGTCGACGCGATCATCGACCAGTGGGCCGCGGTGCGCCCGGACCTGGAGACGGCCCCCATGGCCCTCTTCGGCCGGATCTTCCGGATCGACCGGGCCATGGGCGACGCGATGGAGCGCGCGTACGCCCGGTACGGGCTCACCCGCGGGGAGTTCGACGTCGTGGGGACGCTGCGCCGCTCAGGCGAGCCCTACACGCTGTCGCCGCGGCAGCTCTCCGCCACGCTCATGCTGACCTCGGGCGGCATGACGGGCCGCCTGGACAAGCTGGAGAAGGCGGGGCTGCTGTGCCGCAGGCCCGACCCGCACGACCGGCGGGGGCTCCAGGTCACCATCACGGACCGGGGACTGGCCGTCGTCGACGAGGCCGTGGCGGCGGGCCTGGAGGTGCAGCGCGCGGCGCTGTCGGGCCTGGACGAGGAGGAGGCCGCTGTACTGACCGGCCTGCTCCGCAAGCTCCTGGCCGGCATCTGA
- a CDS encoding 4-alpha-glucanotransferase, whose amino-acid sequence MDELARLAALHGVATDYRPAEGVTVDVPRETVVAVLGLLGVPAGTPEQVREALAAAERDAAERLLPPVLVWWAGSAAPRELAGLPRGTRTRLEPEGAAEGGVPAEGGAAAAGSAGPYDWDPAVLPPLGVHRVRAEAPDGRTAAATLIVAPERAPAVPERAHGLLVQLYSLLSERSWGMGDLGDLAALARWAGRTHGAGFVQVNPLHAAVPGSPTDPSPYRPATRRFPDPVHLRIEDLPEYAACPDQEALAALAARGAALRRAVLEKGALIDRDAVWELKRAALELLYAAPRTPERDAAYRQFRTVHGAALDRHAAWCAARTGGPAGAPPAAAADFHRWLVWLTDTQLTAAQQAAREAGMAVGIVHDLAVGVHPDGSDAAGQPLYAGNASAGAPPDAFNPRGQDWGLPPWRPDLLAAAGYAPFRELLRGVLRYAGALRIDHVMGLFRLWWIPEGAPPADGTYVAYDGEAMLAVLVLEAHRAGAPVVGEDLGTVEPQVRRALARRGVLGTSVLWFERDWTGGGAPLPADAWRAGCLATATTHDLPPTAAKLAGAHVELRDRLGLLTRPVERERAEDAADTAQWLDLLADEGFDTKDEEAAVAALYGFLLRTPARLVGVWLPDAVGDRRPQNLPGTWDQYPNWRLPLADADGRPLTLEALAASARANALLDALREGGPARTAPPDARPV is encoded by the coding sequence ATGGACGAACTCGCCCGGCTCGCGGCCCTGCACGGCGTCGCCACCGACTACCGGCCCGCTGAGGGCGTCACCGTCGACGTGCCGCGCGAGACGGTCGTCGCGGTCCTCGGCCTGCTGGGTGTGCCCGCCGGCACCCCCGAGCAGGTGCGGGAGGCGCTCGCCGCGGCCGAGCGGGACGCCGCCGAGCGGCTGCTGCCGCCCGTCCTCGTCTGGTGGGCCGGATCGGCGGCGCCCCGTGAGCTGGCGGGGCTGCCCCGTGGGACCCGGACCCGACTGGAGCCCGAGGGGGCCGCCGAGGGCGGTGTCCCCGCGGAGGGCGGGGCGGCCGCGGCCGGCTCCGCCGGCCCGTACGACTGGGACCCCGCGGTCCTGCCGCCGCTCGGCGTGCACCGGGTGCGCGCCGAGGCGCCCGACGGCCGCACCGCCGCCGCGACGCTGATCGTCGCCCCCGAGCGGGCACCCGCCGTGCCGGAGCGCGCCCACGGGCTGCTCGTCCAGCTGTACTCCCTGCTCTCCGAACGCTCCTGGGGCATGGGCGACCTCGGGGACCTCGCCGCGCTCGCCCGCTGGGCCGGCCGCACCCACGGCGCCGGCTTCGTCCAGGTCAACCCGCTGCACGCGGCCGTCCCCGGCAGCCCCACCGACCCCTCCCCGTACCGGCCGGCCACGCGCCGCTTCCCCGACCCCGTCCACCTGCGGATCGAGGACCTCCCCGAGTACGCCGCCTGCCCCGACCAGGAGGCCCTGGCCGCACTCGCCGCCCGCGGCGCCGCACTGCGCCGCGCCGTCCTGGAGAAGGGTGCCCTCATCGACCGGGACGCCGTCTGGGAGCTCAAGCGCGCCGCTCTGGAGCTGCTGTACGCCGCCCCCCGCACCCCCGAACGGGATGCCGCCTACCGGCAGTTCCGCACCGTGCACGGCGCGGCCCTCGACCGCCACGCCGCCTGGTGCGCCGCCCGCACCGGCGGCCCGGCAGGCGCCCCGCCCGCCGCCGCGGCCGACTTCCACCGCTGGCTCGTCTGGCTGACGGACACCCAGCTCACCGCCGCCCAGCAGGCGGCGCGCGAGGCCGGCATGGCCGTCGGCATCGTCCACGACCTCGCCGTCGGGGTGCACCCCGACGGCTCGGACGCCGCCGGGCAGCCCCTGTACGCAGGGAACGCGAGCGCCGGCGCCCCGCCCGACGCCTTCAACCCCCGCGGCCAGGACTGGGGCCTCCCGCCGTGGCGGCCCGACCTGCTCGCCGCCGCCGGGTACGCCCCGTTCCGCGAGCTCCTGCGCGGGGTGCTCCGGTACGCGGGCGCGCTCCGCATCGACCACGTGATGGGCCTGTTCCGGCTCTGGTGGATCCCCGAGGGTGCGCCGCCCGCCGACGGCACGTACGTCGCGTACGACGGCGAGGCGATGCTGGCGGTGCTGGTCCTGGAGGCGCACCGGGCGGGCGCCCCGGTCGTCGGGGAGGACCTCGGGACGGTCGAGCCGCAGGTCCGCCGGGCCCTGGCCCGGCGCGGTGTGCTGGGCACCTCCGTGCTGTGGTTCGAACGGGACTGGACGGGCGGCGGCGCCCCGCTCCCGGCCGACGCCTGGCGGGCCGGCTGCCTGGCGACGGCAACCACGCACGACCTGCCGCCCACCGCCGCCAAGCTGGCCGGCGCGCACGTGGAGCTGCGCGACCGGCTGGGGCTGCTGACGCGCCCCGTGGAGCGTGAGCGGGCGGAGGACGCCGCAGACACCGCGCAGTGGCTGGACCTGCTCGCGGACGAGGGCTTCGACACCAAGGACGAGGAGGCTGCCGTCGCCGCCCTGTACGGGTTCCTGCTGCGCACCCCCGCCCGGCTGGTCGGCGTATGGCTCCCGGACGCGGTCGGCGACCGGCGGCCGCAGAACCTCCCCGGCACCTGGGACCAGTACCCCAACTGGCGGCTGCCGCTCGCCGACGCGGACGGGCGGCCCCTCACGCTGGAGGCGCTGGCCGCGTCGGCGCGGGCGAACGCCCTGCTGGACGCCCTGCGGGAGGGCGGGCCCGCCCGTACGGCACCCCCGGACGCGCGCCCCGTTTAG